TAATAACCATGTACCCAGTACTATTCCAATAATAGCGCACATGCTGTCTTCTAGCATTAATACAGAATAAAATCTCCCTAATTCCCATGGACGAACTAATTTAATTACTAATGCAGTGCGTGGCGGATCAAATAATGTTCCGCCTAATGCTGATAACACACATGATAAGCATAATAGCATAGGGGTGTTTGCAATACTCATTATAATAAATCCCAAAGTACGGATGAATAACCCAGATACAATCATAGGTTTGGCTCCTAATTTGTCGGCAAAAGCACCACTAAGAATGCCTAGTCCTTGTTGAATAAATTGTCTTAATCCTAAAGCAAATCCTACTAAAAAAGCACCCCATCCCAATTGTTCTACGAAATATATTGAAATTAGCGGAAAAACAACATAAAACCCTACAACTACAAACATGTTATCTATAATTAAAAAATATTTACCCAGTCTTCTAGCTTGAGATATTGTATACATGGTTCACCGTTTATGTATTTTGTGTACACTAGTATTTTATTGTGTGCACGAAAAAATACTTCAAAATAATTATAATTCTTAATTTTTAAATATAGTGTAAATTAATATGTGTCTTGTATTTTATATGAGATACTTTAATATAATGATATTTGGCATTGTTATAGTTTATTTTGTATATGTTATTTAGGCATAATATTTTTTAAATAGGAGTAACTATATTTATTGAAGATTTAAAAAATTATGCGTATATACTACATTATTTATGTATAGCGAAATTTTTTGTCAACATTAAAGAAGTATTTCAAGTGATCATCTGTAAAATATGTGCAATAAGAAATATGATTTCTTGTTATCGGTTATTATATTGTGAGTGTTGTTTTTTTGTATTTGTTAAGATGCATATATTATACCATATGTATGTAATAATTGTAATTATATGTGAACTGTATTAGTGTTTTAAATGTATGATTTTAAAAAAATTTTTTAAATGTTTTCATTTGTAGAAACAATCTTAAAATTGCAATAAAACTGGATTAATTATTTAAATTATAAAAATAGTTTTGTTTGTTATTATGTTTATATTTTTGATAAATATTTTGAAATATAATGAATTTGTTAAAATCTTTGACCGCGATGAGTTTTATAACTATTTTATCTCGTATTTTAGGTTTTATTAGAGATACTATCATAGCTCGCATGTTTGGAGTCAGTATTATGACAGATGCGTTTTTTATTGCTTTTAAATTGCCTAATTTATTAAGACGTATTTTTGCTGAAGGAGCATTTTATCAAGTTTTTCTTCCTATATTATCAGAATATCAATGTCGTGAAAGTCAAAAAGAAATACGAGTGTTTATTTCTAGAGTATCTGCTTTATTAATAGTTACCGTAACTTTCATAGTGCTTATTGGTTTATTGACAGCGCCTTGGATTATTATGGTAATTGCTCCAGGTTTTAATAGTTCTTCAGAAAAATTTGTTATAACTATTGAGATGTTTCGAGTGATGCTTCCTTATATTTTATTAGTGTCGTTGACATCATTAATGGGAGCAATTTTGAATGCTTGTAATTTTTTTTTAGTTCCAGCATTTACTCCTATTTTTTTAAATATTAGCATGATAAGTTTTATGTTATTTTCAGAATATTTATATTTTCATACTCCTATTATGGGATTGGCTTGGTCAGTTATTATAGGGGGAGTGTTGCAGTGTTTTTATTGTTTGCTATTTTTAAAAAAAATTAATATGTTAGTTATTCCAAAAATGCAATTTTATGATAATAGAATATATAGAGTATGCCGATCTATGGTGCCTGCTTTGATTGCAGTCTCAAGTAGTCAGGTATCATTAATTATCAATACTATCCTTGCTTCTTTTTTGAGAGATGGTTC
This sequence is a window from Blochmannia endosymbiont of Camponotus sp. C-003. Protein-coding genes within it:
- the murJ gene encoding murein biosynthesis integral membrane protein MurJ, which translates into the protein MNLLKSLTAMSFITILSRILGFIRDTIIARMFGVSIMTDAFFIAFKLPNLLRRIFAEGAFYQVFLPILSEYQCRESQKEIRVFISRVSALLIVTVTFIVLIGLLTAPWIIMVIAPGFNSSSEKFVITIEMFRVMLPYILLVSLTSLMGAILNACNFFLVPAFTPIFLNISMISFMLFSEYLYFHTPIMGLAWSVIIGGVLQCFYCLLFLKKINMLVIPKMQFYDNRIYRVCRSMVPALIAVSSSQVSLIINTILASFLRDGSVSWMYYADRLMELPIGVFGVTLTTILVPYLSRFISKKNYGDYFYLMNWGMRLCLILSLPSAVVLGVLSEPLVITLFKYGKFLEFDVLMTQYSVIAYAIGLPGLIFTKVLTSGFYALRDIRTPVYVVVIVLLFSQCINLVCFNTLKHVVFSFSVSLGAWLNAGLLYWKFKKKYLFQLQSGWSCFFCQLIVALSVMCIVCIGLLIYVPSWDQGNIWCRFMRMVGTLILVGSSYGITLWCVGIRLKDFIFLSKRLY